One genomic region from Solwaraspora sp. WMMD792 encodes:
- a CDS encoding NADP-dependent malic enzyme — MSTVAISDPVFDLHRGGKMAITPTVALADRDDLSLAYTPGVARVCEAIAADPTLVDDYTWVSHTVAVVTDGTAVLGLGDIGPRAAMPVMEGKAVLFKQFGDVDAVPICLDTRDIDAIVATVTALAPSFGGINLEDISAPRCFEIERRLDEALPIPVFHDDQHGTAIVVLAALRNAVALLDRKLGDLRVVVSGAGAAGVAVTRMLIAGGVDPAKTVVCDSRGIIHSDRADLTGVKAELAAMTAACAGGIADALVGADVLIGLSGGKIDESAVAGMAPGGIVFALANPTPEVHPEIAHRYAALVATGRSDFPNQINNVLAFPGVFRGALDAGATRITEGMKVAAADAIAGVVADLLQPEAFVPSALDPRVAPAVAAAVAAAARRDGVARR, encoded by the coding sequence ATGTCTACTGTGGCAATTTCTGACCCGGTCTTCGACCTGCATCGGGGCGGCAAGATGGCGATCACGCCCACCGTCGCACTGGCCGACCGGGACGACCTTTCACTCGCGTACACGCCGGGGGTGGCCCGGGTGTGCGAGGCGATCGCCGCCGATCCGACCCTGGTCGACGACTACACCTGGGTGTCGCACACGGTCGCGGTGGTCACCGACGGCACCGCGGTGCTCGGCCTCGGTGACATCGGCCCACGCGCCGCGATGCCCGTCATGGAGGGCAAGGCGGTGCTGTTCAAACAATTCGGCGACGTCGACGCGGTGCCGATCTGCCTGGACACCCGGGACATCGACGCGATCGTGGCGACGGTCACCGCCCTGGCGCCATCGTTCGGCGGGATCAACCTGGAGGACATCAGCGCGCCACGCTGCTTCGAGATCGAGCGCCGCCTCGACGAGGCGCTGCCGATCCCGGTCTTCCACGACGACCAGCACGGCACGGCGATCGTGGTGCTGGCCGCCCTGCGCAACGCGGTGGCCCTGCTGGACCGCAAGCTCGGCGACCTGCGGGTGGTGGTCAGCGGTGCCGGCGCGGCCGGCGTCGCGGTGACCCGGATGCTGATCGCCGGCGGCGTCGACCCCGCGAAGACCGTGGTCTGCGACTCGCGCGGCATCATCCACTCTGACCGGGCGGACCTCACCGGGGTCAAGGCCGAGTTGGCCGCGATGACCGCCGCCTGTGCCGGTGGCATCGCCGACGCGCTGGTCGGCGCCGACGTGCTGATCGGCCTCTCCGGCGGAAAGATCGACGAATCGGCGGTCGCCGGCATGGCACCCGGCGGGATCGTCTTCGCGCTGGCCAACCCGACGCCCGAGGTCCACCCGGAGATCGCCCACCGGTACGCCGCCCTGGTGGCCACCGGCCGCAGCGACTTCCCCAATCAGATCAACAACGTGCTGGCCTTCCCCGGCGTGTTCCGGGGTGCCCTGGACGCCGGTGCCACCCGGATCACCGAGGGGATGAAGGTGGCCGCCGCCGACGCGATCGCCGGCGTCGTGGCCGACCTGCTGCAACCGGAGGCGTTCGTGCCGTCGGCACTCGATCCTCGGGTCGCGCCGGCGGTCGCCGCAGCGGTCGCCGCCGCCGCCCGCCGCGACGGCGTCGCCCGCCGCTGA
- a CDS encoding zinc-binding dehydrogenase: MRCMRAVFASTVDADDPLAALRVGELPEPDLPAPDWTVVEVRASSLNHHDLWSLRGVGLPADRLPMILGCDAAGVDDAGNEVVVHSVVPDPADPRGMSILSERYPGTFADRVAVPRSNLTPKPTELTFTEAACLPTAWLTAYRMLTTRGRVDQAESVLVQGAGGGVATAAVVLAVALGKRVYATSRDAGKRERVAALGATALAPGSRLPERVEVVIETVGAATFDHSMKSAAPGARIVVSGATSGHLPAVDLRRVFAMQLEILGTSMGTPDELRDLLALCAQRGIRPVVDTEYAFSEVRDAFTRLHAGGTFGKLVLDHRR; the protein is encoded by the coding sequence GTGCGGTGCATGCGAGCTGTCTTCGCCTCGACCGTCGACGCCGACGACCCGCTTGCCGCGCTGCGCGTCGGTGAGCTGCCCGAACCGGACCTGCCCGCCCCGGACTGGACAGTGGTCGAGGTCCGGGCCAGCTCCCTCAACCACCACGACCTGTGGTCGCTGCGCGGCGTCGGGCTGCCCGCCGACCGGCTGCCGATGATCCTCGGCTGTGACGCCGCCGGGGTCGACGACGCCGGCAACGAGGTCGTCGTCCACTCGGTGGTGCCCGACCCGGCGGACCCGCGCGGCATGTCGATCCTGTCCGAGCGCTACCCGGGCACGTTCGCCGACCGGGTCGCGGTGCCCCGGTCGAACCTGACCCCGAAACCCACCGAGCTGACCTTCACCGAGGCGGCCTGCCTGCCCACCGCCTGGCTGACCGCGTACCGGATGCTGACCACCCGGGGCCGGGTCGACCAGGCCGAGTCGGTGCTGGTCCAGGGGGCGGGCGGTGGGGTGGCGACGGCGGCCGTGGTGCTGGCCGTCGCGTTGGGCAAGCGGGTCTACGCGACCAGCCGGGACGCCGGAAAGCGGGAGCGGGTCGCCGCGCTCGGTGCCACCGCCCTGGCGCCGGGCAGCCGACTACCGGAGCGGGTCGAGGTGGTGATCGAGACCGTCGGCGCGGCCACCTTCGACCATTCGATGAAGTCCGCCGCGCCCGGTGCCCGGATCGTGGTGTCCGGTGCCACCAGCGGCCACCTGCCCGCCGTCGACCTGCGCCGGGTGTTCGCCATGCAGCTGGAGATCCTCGGCACCTCGATGGGTACCCCTGACGAGCTGCGGGATCTGCTGGCGCTGTGCGCGCAGCGGGGCATCCGGCCGGTCGTCGACACCGAGTACGCCTTCAGCGAGGTACGCGACGCATTCACCCGGCTGCACGCCGGCGGCACGTTCGGCAAACTGGTGCTCGACCACCGGCGCTGA
- a CDS encoding chlorophyllase: protein MRDFRPAVAGLLTVGLLTTSLTGCGTAVPGPVADAPTSTQPAAETGQPDSTSTQPDQRPGRPAPTRRLDVGTRTLALNRGDRPLPVTVWYPVGGDGRYPVVLFSHGLGGKPADYRTVLSEWAAAGFVVAAPTYPFTSQGGSGGNALDVLNQPADASHVLDELLALDGRDGDEFAGRLDLESVAAAGHSAGGITTVGLFTAARDDRLDAGVVLAGSALGVGTAFSGAAAPQLFIHGELDEVVSYASGKAAYDRVPWPKAMLSLPDGDHGQSLLRPGNPAYDVVLGTSTDFLRWTLYGDDAARQRLADDPPAGVAVFDNQL from the coding sequence ATGCGTGACTTCCGTCCGGCGGTAGCCGGCCTGCTCACCGTCGGTCTGCTCACCACCTCGCTGACCGGCTGCGGCACCGCCGTGCCCGGTCCGGTGGCCGACGCCCCGACGTCGACGCAGCCCGCCGCCGAGACGGGACAGCCTGACTCGACATCGACGCAGCCCGACCAGCGGCCCGGCCGACCGGCACCGACGCGGCGACTCGACGTCGGGACCCGCACCCTTGCTCTGAACCGCGGTGACCGGCCGCTGCCGGTCACCGTCTGGTACCCGGTCGGCGGAGACGGCCGGTACCCGGTGGTGCTGTTCAGCCACGGCCTCGGCGGGAAGCCGGCCGACTACCGTACGGTGCTGTCCGAGTGGGCGGCGGCCGGGTTCGTCGTCGCCGCCCCGACCTACCCGTTCACCAGTCAGGGCGGCTCCGGCGGCAACGCGCTGGACGTGCTCAACCAGCCGGCGGACGCGTCGCACGTACTGGACGAGTTGCTGGCGCTCGACGGCCGCGACGGTGACGAGTTCGCCGGCCGGCTCGACCTCGAAAGCGTCGCCGCCGCCGGGCATTCGGCCGGTGGTATCACCACCGTCGGGTTGTTCACCGCCGCCCGGGACGACCGGCTGGACGCTGGCGTCGTGCTGGCCGGCAGCGCGCTCGGCGTCGGTACGGCGTTCAGCGGGGCCGCCGCACCGCAGCTGTTCATCCACGGCGAGCTGGACGAGGTGGTGTCGTACGCGTCGGGCAAGGCGGCGTACGACCGGGTGCCGTGGCCGAAGGCGATGCTGAGCCTGCCCGACGGCGACCACGGTCAGTCGCTGCTGCGGCCCGGCAACCCGGCGTACGACGTGGTGCTCGGCACCAGCACCGACTTCCTGCGGTGGACGCTGTACGGCGACGACGCCGCCCGGCAGCGGCTGGCCGACGACCCGCCGGCCGGGGTCGCCGTCTTCGACAACCAGCTCTGA
- a CDS encoding acetate kinase gives MARILVLNCGSSSLKYQLFDGDKVVDKGTVERIGEPGGGPADHAAALRLMAERVDLTGLGGVGHRVVHGGVRFAEPTLITDQVVAEIERLVPLAPLHNPANLTGIAQARRLLPGVPQVAVFDTAFHRTLPPEQASYAIDADVAQRYGIRRYGFHGTSHAYVSRRAAALLGRAPADVDVITLHLGNGASACAVAGGRSVATSMGLSPLEGLVMGTRSGDLDPAVVFHLERVAGWSTADVDRLLNQRSGLVGLTGAGDMREVLRRRADGDPAARLAFDIYCARIRFYVGGYHALLGRVDAIVFTAGVGENAGPVRAAALAGLDRLGVQVDARRNDEGQGERMISPDGTPVQVWVVPTDEEYEIASQTRAVLTDG, from the coding sequence GTGGCCCGGATCCTGGTGCTCAACTGCGGCTCGTCGTCGCTGAAATACCAGCTCTTCGACGGCGACAAGGTGGTCGACAAGGGCACCGTGGAACGGATCGGCGAGCCCGGTGGCGGGCCGGCCGACCATGCGGCCGCGCTGCGGCTGATGGCCGAACGGGTCGACCTGACCGGGCTCGGTGGGGTCGGGCACCGGGTGGTGCACGGCGGTGTCCGGTTCGCCGAGCCGACGCTGATCACCGACCAGGTGGTCGCCGAGATCGAGCGGCTGGTGCCGCTCGCTCCGCTGCACAACCCGGCCAACCTGACCGGGATCGCCCAGGCCCGCCGGCTGCTGCCCGGTGTGCCGCAGGTCGCGGTCTTCGACACCGCTTTCCACCGCACCCTGCCGCCGGAGCAGGCCAGCTACGCGATCGACGCCGACGTCGCGCAGCGGTACGGCATCCGCCGGTACGGGTTCCACGGCACCTCGCACGCGTACGTGTCCCGGCGGGCCGCCGCCCTGCTCGGCCGGGCACCGGCCGACGTCGATGTGATCACCCTGCACCTGGGCAACGGGGCCAGCGCCTGCGCGGTGGCCGGTGGCCGCAGCGTGGCCACCTCGATGGGGCTGTCACCGTTGGAGGGTCTGGTGATGGGCACCCGCAGTGGCGACCTCGACCCGGCGGTGGTGTTTCACCTGGAACGGGTGGCCGGCTGGTCGACCGCCGACGTCGACCGGCTGCTCAACCAGCGCAGCGGCCTGGTCGGGCTGACCGGGGCCGGCGACATGCGCGAGGTGCTGCGCCGACGCGCCGACGGGGATCCGGCGGCCCGGCTCGCCTTCGACATCTACTGTGCCCGGATCCGGTTCTACGTCGGCGGGTACCACGCGCTGCTCGGTCGGGTCGACGCGATCGTCTTCACCGCCGGGGTCGGCGAGAACGCCGGGCCGGTGCGGGCGGCGGCGCTGGCCGGGCTCGACCGGCTCGGTGTCCAGGTCGACGCGCGGCGCAACGACGAGGGCCAAGGCGAGCGGATGATCTCCCCGGACGGCACGCCGGTGCAGGTGTGGGTGGTCCCCACCGACGAGGAGTACGAGATCGCCAGTCAGACGCGGGCGGTGCTGACCGACGGCTGA